Proteins encoded together in one Myotis daubentonii chromosome 17, mMyoDau2.1, whole genome shotgun sequence window:
- the LOC132220107 gene encoding F-box only protein 31-like: MSAMKRILAAQAAVAVTPGATEECACLCVLTSSRGCQCSQECQGPAETAVADGKRCPQKRQHSAEMSAAYCKPAPAPAEKHIEADKAAGCCAGSGGIASPMPPPPPPPCSLQDLPVEMLVEIFALLPSTDLPSLALACTKFYHILHTDSIWRRRCREEYGVREKLQNLETIGMSYREVYAKLLHPYRHILGLWQLDTEGYRTLLNVVVDGLGVTGWTYGPCFNTRVDGPLQFKPAFRIRLTERKSAVVECMEGRHSRPHHRQMQIQKDRLTTQCNKTDHRRDSPTRLRDEWGRVLVQEDRQQYDCLTYRRLYLPPSHLDDLIRPGLFQCKCNAYDLSIAMLSFHGKYARVTKVTGDSNPSLEIHLMRRIQLPDGEIFRNFNELSRVVQEIDEQVIRKQQQQEDGTEDSEGHGWQSPAQPSVRVSGAAALEEPPVPFVLPVGVLSRDQNYPRTCRVCFYGVDTHTYTVALHGFAYTRRFPGVFILFDENHFGFISLQVNYFILFGRVQNTFQNVEAPSPQAFLEVLKNIQSGPPGRSSLHTL; this comes from the exons ATGTCTGCCATGAAGAGAATACTAG ccGCCCAGGCGGCGGTGGCTGTTACTCCTGGAGCCACGGAGGAGTGCGCTTGCCTCTGTGTCCTGACCTCTTCGAGGGGATGTCAGTGTAGTCAGGagtgccagggcccagctgagacgGCAGTGGCCGATGGCAagcggtgtcctcagaagcgccaGCACTCAGCTGAGATGTCAGCAGCCTACTGCaagccggccccggccccggcagaaaagcacattgaggctGACAAGGCAGCGGGGTGCTGTGCGGGGAGTGGAGGAATCGCGAGTCCCatgccgcccccgccgcccccgccctgctcactgcaggacctgccggtggagatgctggtggagatcttcgccttGCTCCCCAGCACCgatctgcccagcctggccctggcctgcaccAAATTCTACCACATCCTGCAcaccgacagcatctggagacggcgctgccgggaggagtATGGCGTTCGTGAAAAGTTGCAGAATCTGGAGACGATAGGTATGTCTTAtcgagaagtctatgcgaagctgctccacccatacagacacattttgggattgtggcagctagATACTGAGGGCTATAGAACACTGCTGAATGTCGTGGTGGACGGCTTAGGCGTTACTGGTTGGACGTACGGGCCTTGCTTTAACACCCGTGTGGATGGCCCACTGCAATTCAAACCCGCGTTCAGAATTCGCCTGACAGAAAGGAAGTCAGCCGTggtggagtgcatggaaggccgccACAGCAGGCCCCACCACCGCCAGATGCAGATTCAGAAGGACAGGCTCACCACCCAGTGCAACAAGACAGACCACCGAAGGGATTCACCAACGCGGCTTAGGGACGAATGGGGGCGGGTGCTGGTGCAGGAGGACAGACAGCAGTATGACTGCCTgacctaccgccgcctctacctcccgccgaGTCACCTGGatgacctcatcaggccaggcctatTCCAATGCAAATGCAATGCCTATGACCTATCAAttgccatgctcagcttccatgggaagtatgccagggtcacGAAGGTCACGGGAGACTCCAACCCGAgtttagagatccacctcatgcgccgcatccagctgccagatggcgagatcttccgcaatTTCAACGAGCTCTCCCGCGTGGTCCAGGAGATTGACGAGCAGGTGATccggaagcagcagcagcaagaagacgggactgaggacagcgagggccatggctggcagagccctgcccagcccagcgtcagAGTGTCCGGGGCTGCAGCTTTGGAGGAGCCGCCTGTTCcctttgttctgcctgtgggcgtgcTCTCAAgagaccagaactacccccgaacctgcagggtgtgtttctatggcgtggacACTCATACTTATACCGTTGCCTTACATGGCTTCGCCTACACCAGGCGCttccctggagtcttcatcctgttcgatgagaaccacttcgggttcatCTCGCTGCAGGTGAATTACTTCATCCTgttcggcagagtccagaacaccttccagaatgtggaggcaccatccccccaggccttcctggaggtgctcaagaacattcagtccggaccccctgggaggagcagcttgcatACACTTTGA